From one Pecten maximus chromosome 8, xPecMax1.1, whole genome shotgun sequence genomic stretch:
- the LOC117333704 gene encoding uncharacterized protein LOC117333704 produces the protein MFTAHKTGSALLKARVGPVPLVTVTSDTRDGQAACICYILIRDLVQLFNWLYTVHMLFRLTQKIFGLITKKKEIISLIKRQSTVRKNRLCATATDSEIAAIAKDWFRFSCDRDGGRKRREEQKRAQQAATATNNAVLSDNSEQD, from the exons ATGTTTACTGCCCACAAAACTGGGTCAGCGCTTCTCAAAGCAAGGGTCGGACCAGTTCCCTTGGTAACCGTGACATCTGATACTAGGGATGGTCAAGCTGCCTGCATATGTTACATTCTTATCAGGGACCTTGTCCAGCTGTTCAACTGGTTGTACACAGTACACATGCTATTTCGACTTACACAGAAGATATTTGGATTAATCACGAAGAAGAAAGAGATCATTTCTTTGATCAAAAGACAAT CTACAGTAAGGAAGAACCGCCTGTGTGCGACAGCAACAGATTCGGAAATTGCAGCAATTGCAAAAGATTGGTTCAGATTTTCTTGTGATCGCGATGGTGGCAGGAAAAGGAGAGAGGAACAAAAAAGGGCACAACAGGCAGCTACTGCAACTAACAATGCTGTGCTTAGTGACAATTCCGAACAGGACTGA